The Ochotona princeps isolate mOchPri1 chromosome 17, mOchPri1.hap1, whole genome shotgun sequence genome segment AGCCAGTCACAGCAGCTGAAGGATTGCAGGTAAACCCAGAAgagactgtgcatgtgctgaaatTACTAAGGAGGCTTAACCTTGAGCCTTGAACCACATATCCAGAACAGCCTTTTGTGTAAAGAGAAAGGTCGGCACGAAACAAATCAAGAGGCAAAGACTCCATAATTACTGAGTCATGTAATTTTCCTGTAAGTCCCAAATATTTGAAATCAGTTGTTTCTATAGGTGAAAATGAACTTGGGCACAGTACCCAGAGAGATGCTGGGGACCCAGCATACACACTAGGAAGGGTCTGAGAGTCCCATTTAGCTGGAATCCCTAGGAAGAACCTACCTTTGCAGCTAGGTTGTTTGACTCAGGTTGCTTGACTTCCTTAGCATTTCAGCGGCTTTGACCACAATGCCCATGATGCTCCAATATGCCCAAGAGTGCTAATATTTCTTAAGATTACATTTCAGAAATGTTCTGAAAGCTCCGTGAATATTAGGACTTCCAATTCTGAAGATGTCGGTAAGATACAGAAATGACTCAATCAATCATGCTgcaaatacaattatttttaacgTGAATGTATCATTAAAatttctatatatataaaaagtgttTGTTTGCTGGTTTGAAAGTCCGAGTTCTAAATAGAGAGGGTAAGGTTGCTGGTTTGAAAGTCCGAGTTCTAAATAGAGAGGGTAAGGGAGAGATAGAGGCAGAttaatagatcttccatcctctagtttactctctgaatggctacaatggccaggacttggccaggctgaaatcaggaataaggagcttcattcaggtctcccatgtagctgtTAGGGGTCCAAtcgcttctactgctttcccaggccattagaatggatctggactggaactggagaagttgggacaccaaccagcgcccatatgggatgctgacactgctggCAGTGACTTTATCCATTATGATACGACACCAGACCTTTACAGGTACTTAATGGCTGTAAATGTGATGCCCACAATCCGTTCTGAGTGTAAATACTGTTCTCACAGATGTTTTTGGGAAAACGACTGGCTCGACATTGAATAGGTATACAACCTATAAGCTCCTTCCCCAATTCCTTATATGTAAAATGAAGAATATAATAACATCTGCCATATAGGACTCTCACAAAGAATAAATTAATACATCTGTTTTATTTAGAATAATGTTTGCAGCATATTTAAAAGTTAATAATGGTGGTTACCATGCAGATTAAGAATGATGAAATTCATCTTGGTTTGGGAAAATAAAACCAAGGAAATCAGTGAACATGTATCTAAGATAAAAACCATGAGTTTTTATCTTAGACATTTTATCTTAGATAAAATGATGTAGGCCAACTAAGACACATTTCTACAGTTCCAACAAGTGTCTgggaggggtgggcatttggtctggTAATTGAGATGCCCCTTGGTATGACTGCATTCCTATCATAGTGCCAGGGTTCGAGTCTTACTTCCatgtctgattccagcttcctgttaaggtgcatccttggaggcagcaggcagtggttcaggcacatgggttcctgccatctatgCAGGAGCTGTGTATTCACTTGTTGCCTTCTGGTTTTGACCTTGCCCAGCCTCAACCATAGTGGGCAtttcgggagtaaaccagcagatggagggtatCTTTCTTTCTCGCAATAACTAACTAGCAAAACATGGACTGGAGACAAACCACGACTTTTACAATATCCCTATTGTATTAGTCCCCCTTTTGTTTTGCTTACCAGTGGGAAAACGCACTCACAGCTTGGGAAACTCAACTCCACTGTTAGTAAGTGGCCCTAAGAGCATGACAGCTACTTCATGCTACAAAACGTCACCCAGCCGAAGCATCATTGAATTGTAAAGGTAATTGGAGACTTTGAAGTTAGGCTTATTAACTTCATACTTGAGCCATAAATAGCAAAATGTAATGGAGCACCATTAAATATGGGAAACAAATATTCTTTCAGGAGTACCTGAGCACGGAAAAAATGTCCAGAAAAACCTAACATTCCAGTGTCATTCAAgaggaacaaacaaaaacaaggaaggTCATCAGGGCCTGGTCAGGTATATAAAGGGTCCAGAACAAGAGCCAGACATTCACAACCTACAACACCCAGCTCCTCTCCTCAGCCCACCTCACAGACAACACCACACACCACCATGACCGGCTCCTGCTGCGGATCCTTCTCCTCCTACAGCTGCGGAGGAGGCTGCCTGCAGCCCTGTTGCTGCCGCGACCCCTGCTGCTGCCGCCCAGTGTCCTGCCAGACCACAGTGTGCCGCCCAGTCAGCTGTGTGCCCCGCTGCACACGCCCCATCTGTGAGCCCTGCCGCCGCCCCATCTGCTGTGACCCCTGTGGCCTGCAGCAGGGCTGCTGCCGCCCCATCAGCTGCTGCCCATCGTCCTGCACGGCCGTGGTGTGCAggccctgctgctggacctcCACTGGCTGCCAGCTCCTCTCTGTGCAGGCCCCTTGCTGCAGGCCTCCCTGCTGCCAGCCTGCTCCCTGCCGCATGGTCTGCAGGACCTCCCCCTGCGACCCCTGCTGCTGCTAAGCCACCTATTATCAAGGGGATCTCCCTGAAAATGGCCAGATCCATCCTGACGTCCTTGCCAGCTTTGTCGCAGGACAGCGTCCATTTTCTTGAGAAACTCATTCCATATGGCATACCATCAGTTGTCTAATAAACTCAAACTGTCAGCATGAAATCACTGTCTCTGTGATACTTCCTTTTGCTAGATTGCCTCTTTGTCCTGGGATTTTACAAGGCAAATGCAGAATAGTTCTGTTCTAGTGGTTTCTGAAATAACCAGAGTTGAGTGGTGTTCTTTTAAACACCATGGATGGCATTCACAGGGCATAGCAGCTGAGTTAAGAGGGCAGGTCGTGGTTCTATCTTCAGCAGGTATGCTGAGTCACTTGTTTGCAGACTCCCAGGCCCTAGGCAAACTCCTGCAGCAACAGACATGTTAGGTCACTGGCTCTGGCTTACCGCCCCACTCCCAGTCTCATGTTTTGCTTACTGATCTGACACCAGTTGGCACAACCAGAGAGCAATGGAGATTAGAAAGGGAAGGAATCATAAACATATTGCCAATCAtctctgggttttgtttgtttgtttgtttgttttaagatttgaaagGTTGactgagagggaaagggagatagagatcttccttccactggttcactccccaaaaagtcCACAGTATCTAGGAACGGACCAGGTAAAACCATGAGCCCAGAATTCCAACTGGTCTCCATGAGGAAAACAGGAGCCCAATCACTTAGActccttctgttgcctttccaggcacatcagtaggaagctggttttgaaatggggccaccaggacttgagctggcactgaAAGATGCTGGTCCACCTCTGTTTTTGAAGTTGAAGAAAAGTATTGAAAGACTAAGTCTTTTATTGTAAagagcattttccatgaaatattgAAAGCCTCTTGTGTGTGTGGATTTCACATTCTGTAAATCAATTTATCCTTTAATCTTAATTCCCATGCAGTGTCTGAAGCAATTTGCATTGCCTATATGCTCATCAACACCTTTTTTCCATTAGGAGATGTCACAGCTCAATGGCAGGACTCTTTCTATCTTCCTTccagacatttttattttactttatactGTAATTCCATGTTATTGCTGAATATTCCTATTTGATAGAT includes the following:
- the LOC101534276 gene encoding keratin-associated protein 2-1-like, which encodes MTGSCCGSFSSYSCGGGCLQPCCCRDPCCCRPVSCQTTVCRPVSCVPRCTRPICEPCRRPICCDPCGLQQGCCRPISCCPSSCTAVVCRPCCWTSTGCQLLSVQAPCCRPPCCQPAPCRMVCRTSPCDPCCC